The genomic window GGTTCCCCTGAAAAGGCAAAGGGGGCCTGGGGAGGCTGCAACAGCCTCAAGCTACAGCCCTGCTCAAAGACTTCAGAGCTTTCCCCAGAGCCCCTGCCTAGAATGTGGGCTGCCTGTCCTTCCCTCTCCAGAGCTAGCTGAGCAGCGGGCCTTGGGCTTTGGCTCTGAGCTCTGCAGGAAAGGCCCCGGGGCGCCTCCTGAGACAGGCCCAAACTTTCGGGTGGCCCCCCCACACCCCCTTTGTGTCCAGGGGCTGGAGAGGACCTTCCTCCGGGGTGCTGCCCCCTTCTTCCTTGTCCTGCCTTGCATGGGACCCGGGGAATGCTGCCAGCTGGCCCCCCCTGACCCTCCTGACCCATGCATGAGGTCACAACGGGGGCCTCCTGGCTGTGTTACGCCTGCGAGGCTGCCCCTTCTTAGCTCAGCTGTCCCAGAGAGCCATAGCCAGTCTGCCCTCCCCGCAGAGAGTATCCTGGCCCTCCTCCAGcagccccctccacccccaccccagagccCTGATCTTCAGGCGCACCGAGACTCCCTGAGCCCAATGAAACCCCGGAAACCCTCACCAGGTGGGGCCCCGGCCTGGGGGGCTGCAGGGATGCAGGGGAGCCCGCGGGGGCCGGCCAGCCCCCAGCTCCGGCCTGCTTCCTCCCTGCTCGCAGTTGTTCTGCCCGGAGAGCTCCACCTGCCGGAAGTGGAAGCGGAACTATCCTTCCCGCTGTGCTTCCCCAAGCCTGGCCCTCTACAGAGAGCCGTGGCGGAGGGCAACTACCCGCCCCTCGGGCCGTTCACGGCCATGTTCGAGAGTGACTTTCTGCAGGTGACCCCAGGCAGGCCGATGGGCCCGGCTGGGGGAGGACGGGGGAGGGCTGGGAGGCGGCggcgggaggggggggggtaGTGGGAGGCAGTGAGGGGGTGGCAGGGGGCCGTGGGGGCGGGGGCTGTGGGGGATGGCAGGGGTGGTAGGGGGCGgcgggggggagggaggggcggTGGGGGGCGCCAGGCGGAGGTCAGGGTGCTCCCGGCTGCCCCGCCCCGGCCTCCCCAGGTCACCAACAAGGGGGAGCCTGTCTTCCTGCACAAGAAGGAGAACCCGGTGACCATGGCTGTGGCCTCCTCCTTCCCGGGGCTCCTGCTCCCGGACCTCGTCCTGCTGGCCCGGCCCGTCCAAAGCAAGAAGCAGCCTCCGCGGCTGGAGCTCACCAGGTGACCGGGCGgcccggccctgcctgcctgcccccCTCTCTGTGCCGGGCCCGGCTCACCCCGTGCTCCCCACAGGCTGCTGCCGGCACAGCTGGTCCGCCTGTTTGTCCACAGCGAGGCCGGATGGAGGCTGAAGCTCCGCCTGGCCTCCGGCCGCAGTTTCTACCTGAGGCTGGTGGCCGAGCCGGCCGAGGGCTGCCTCCTGTTCAACCGCTGGCGCTTCCTGATCTTCCTGATGCAGGGGCCCATCCCGGCCTGGGCCCGGAGCCCCGACGAGCAGGCCGCCCAGGTGAGGGCCGCCCGGAGCCCCCTCTGACGCCGGGAGGCGGCGCGGGCGGCCCGTGACccccactcttcctctcccccaggaCGAGAGCGCCCCGATGTCCGCAGCGGGTGAGAAAACCCTCCTCCTGCCTCCTGCCCCGGCGCCTCCGCCTGGCTCTGGGTTTCTGAGGCCCTTCTGGTCCCTCCACAGAGGCCCCCCCCAAACGGAAGGAGGTGGCCTTCCCTCCCCAGTACCCCGTCCCGAGGACCAAGGGGAGCCCGGGCTGGACCTGGGACAAAGCACTGCACTACCCTGGGCCGCTCTCCCAACTGATGGACCAGCAGAGCGCCCCGGCCCTCCCGGAAGTGATGTCGAGAGCGGAAGCCGCCCCCATGTCCTTCCGGTCCCAGCAGAAGCTCCCAGTCAGGAGAGAAGAGCAGCAGAAGTGGGCGTGGCCCCAAGCGTGCGGGGGCGGGGGGgaaggggcgggggcgggggcgggggcgggcaCAAGGgcctggaggagagggagggctgGTCCTGGACACCCAGCAGGCCAGAGTGCGGTGGGTTGCTTCCTTAGATCAGAGCCCACCCTTTTCAGGAGGAGCACCCCGGGGAGCCTAGTGGAAGTGGAAGGTAAAGgacgcccccctcccccctgctcCCCTGCTCTCTGGCTCGGGGCTCTTCCGGAGGCCTAACCCGGTCCCGAATCCCCCCCAGGGCAGCC from Monodelphis domestica isolate mMonDom1 chromosome 4, mMonDom1.pri, whole genome shotgun sequence includes these protein-coding regions:
- the LOC130458766 gene encoding Golgi-associated RAB2 interactor protein 5B-like isoform X1, producing the protein MEIMLGQRHLRESNSLWPGSPESLYRGPWWLLEVPLKRQRGPGEAATASSYSPAQRLQSFPQSPCLECGLPVLPSPELAEQRALGFGSELCRKGPGAPPETGPNFRVAPPHPLCVQGLERTFLRGAAPFFLVLPCMGPGECCQLAPPDPPDPCMRSQRGPPGCVTPARLPLLSSAVPESHSQSALPAESILALLQQPPPPPPQSPDLQAHRDSLSPMKPRKPSPVVLPGELHLPEVEAELSFPLCFPKPGPLQRAVAEGNYPPLGPFTAMFESDFLQVTNKGEPVFLHKKENPVTMAVASSFPGLLLPDLVLLARPVQSKKQPPRLELTRLLPAQLVRLFVHSEAGWRLKLRLASGRSFYLRLVAEPAEGCLLFNRWRFLIFLMQGPIPAWARSPDEQAAQDESAPMSAAEAPPKRKEVAFPPQYPVPRTKGSPGWTWDKALHYPGPLSQLMDQQSAPALPEVMSRAEAAPMSFRSQQKLPVRREEQQKSEPTLFRRSTPGSLVEVEGQPRVTIRTLFSTISGSHLSKAASPAETSSSGPSRPPSQEHPQEPGTANKLPLPQEQPQPQELPQEQPQPQELPQEQPQPQEFPQDQPQPQELPQDQPQPQELPQDQPQPQELPQDQPQPQELPQDQPQPQELPQEQPQPQELPQDQPQPQELPQEQPQPQELPQDQPQPQELPQEQPQPQELPQDQLQPQELPQDQLQPQPQEGPQERRHSKRHHHHSKHHHHHSKWQQLPQEQPQPRRLCKCPSMQEPPLRVKVRETLGEPRTLAEGLLKKIEAWDAWRFGWVRCQPPEAAGVATEQPKDNPRDGPEPTQASQPCASFKALRKAIQKPPSWLTRAWQQGKKVVCTCTRGSS
- the LOC130458766 gene encoding Golgi-associated RAB2 interactor protein 5B-like isoform X4, producing the protein MEIMLGQRHLRESNSLWPGSPESLYRGPWWLLEVPLKRQRGPGEAATASSYSPAQRLQSFPQSPCLECGLPVLPSPELAEQRALGFGSELCRKGPGAPPETGPNFRVAPPHPLCVQGLERTFLRGAAPFFLVLPCMGPGECCQLAPPDPPDPCMRSQRGPPGCVTPARLPLLSSAVPESHSQSALPAESILALLQQPPPPPPQSPDLQAHRDSLSPMKPRKPSPVVLPGELHLPEVEAELSFPLCFPKPGPLQRAVAEGNYPPLGPFTAMFESDFLQVTNKGEPVFLHKKENPVTMAVASSFPGLLLPDLVLLARPVQSKKQPPRLELTRLLPAQLVRLFVHSEAGWRLKLRLASGRSFYLRLVAEPAEGCLLFNRWRFLIFLMQGPIPAWARSPDEQAAQDESAPMSAAGEKTLLLPPAPAPPPGSGFLRPFWSLHRGPPQTEGGGLPSPVPRPEDQGEPGLDLGQSTALPWAALPTDGPAERPGPPGSDVESGSRPHVLPVPAEAPSQERRAAEEEHPGEPSGSGRLPHQRRRPLQGPPGHPPKSTPRSRALPTSCRSPKSSRSPRSSPKSSRSPRSSPKSSRSPRSSPKTSRSPRSSPKTSRSPKSSPKTSRSPRSSPKTSRSPRSSPKTSRSPRSSPKSSRSPRSSPKTSRSPRSSPKSSRSPKSSPKTSRSPRSSPKSSRSPRSSPKTSCSPRSSPKTSCSRSPKRAPKRGAIPRGTTTTQNTTTTIQNGSSSPKSSHSPEGCANARACRSRHCGLRFGKP
- the LOC130458766 gene encoding Golgi-associated RAB2 interactor protein 5B-like isoform X6; amino-acid sequence: MEIMLGQRHLRESNSLWPGSPESLYRGPWWLLEVPLKRQRGPGEAATASSYSPAQRLQSFPQSPCLECGLPVLPSPELAEQRALGFGSELCRKGPGAPPETGPNFRVAPPHPLCVQGLERTFLRGAAPFFLVLPCMGPGECCQLAPPDPPDPCMRSQRGPPGCVTPARLPLLSSAVPESHSQSALPAESILALLQQPPPPPPQSPDLQAHRDSLSPMKPRKPSPVVLPGELHLPEVEAELSFPLCFPKPGPLQRAVAEGNYPPLGPFTAMFESDFLQVTNKGEPVFLHKKENPVTMAVASSFPGLLLPDLVLLARPVQSKKQPPRLELTRLLPAQLVRLFVHSEAGWRLKLRLASGRSFYLRLVAEPAEGCLLFNRWRFLIFLMQGPIPAWARSPDEQAAQDESAPMSAAEAPPKRKEVAFPPQYPVPRTKGSPGWTWDKALHYPGPLSQLMDQQSAPALPEVMSRAEAAPMSFRSQQKLPVRREEQQKRSTPGSLVEVEGCLTSGDVLFRALQATLPRAPPGAGHCQQAAAPPRAAAAPGAPPRAAAAPGAPPRAAAAPGVPPRPAAAPGAPPRPAAAPRAPPRPAAAPGAPPRPAAAPGAPPRPAAAPGAPPRAAAAPGAPPRPAAAPGAPPRAAAAPRAPPRPAAAPGAPPRAAAAPGAPPRPAAAPGAPPRPAAAAAPRGPPREAPFQEAPPPLKTPPPPFKMAAAPPRAATAPKAVQMPEHAGAATAG
- the LOC130458766 gene encoding Golgi-associated RAB2 interactor protein 5B-like isoform X3 yields the protein MEIMLGQRHLRESNSLWPGSPESLYRGPWWLLEVPLKRQRGPGEAATASSYSPAQRLQSFPQSPCLECGLPVLPSPELAEQRALGFGSELCRKGPGAPPETGPNFRVAPPHPLCVQGLERTFLRGAAPFFLVLPCMGPGECCQLAPPDPPDPCMRSQRGPPGCVTPARLPLLSSAVPESHSQSALPAESILALLQQPPPPPPQSPDLQAHRDSLSPMKPRKPSPVVLPGELHLPEVEAELSFPLCFPKPGPLQRAVAEGNYPPLGPFTAMFESDFLQVTNKGEPVFLHKKENPVTMAVASSFPGLLLPDLVLLARPVQSKKQPPRLELTRLLPAQLVRLFVHSEAGWRLKLRLASGRSFYLRLVAEPAEGCLLFNRWRFLIFLMQGPIPAWARSPDEQAAQDESAPMSAAGEKTLLLPPAPAPPPGSGFLRPFWSLHRGPPQTEGGGLPSPVPRPEDQGEPGLDLGQSTALPWAALPTDGPAERPGPPGSDVESGSRPHVLPVPAEAPSQERRAAEIRAHPFQEEHPGEPSGSGRLPHQRRRPLQGPPGHPPKSTPRSRALPTSCRSPKSSRSPRSSPKSSRSPRSSPKSSRSPRSSPKTSRSPRSSPKTSRSPKSSPKTSRSPRSSPKTSRSPRSSPKTSRSPRSSPKSSRSPRSSPKTSRSPRSSPKSSRSPKSSPKTSRSPRSSPKSSRSPRSSPKTSCSPRSSPKTSCSRSPKRAPKRGAIPRGTTTTQNTTTTIQNGSSSPKSSHSPEGCANARACRSRHCGLRFGKP
- the LOC130458766 gene encoding Golgi-associated RAB2 interactor protein 5B-like isoform X5, giving the protein MEIMLGQRHLRESNSLWPGSPESLYRGPWWLLEVPLKRQRGPGEAATASSYSPAQRLQSFPQSPCLECGLPVLPSPELAEQRALGFGSELCRKGPGAPPETGPNFRVAPPHPLCVQGLERTFLRGAAPFFLVLPCMGPGECCQLAPPDPPDPCMRSQRGPPGCVTPARLPLLSSAVPESHSQSALPAESILALLQQPPPPPPQSPDLQAHRDSLSPMKPRKPSPVVLPGELHLPEVEAELSFPLCFPKPGPLQRAVAEGNYPPLGPFTAMFESDFLQVTNKGEPVFLHKKENPVTMAVASSFPGLLLPDLVLLARPVQSKKQPPRLELTRLLPAQLVRLFVHSEAGWRLKLRLASGRSFYLRLVAEPAEGCLLFNRWRFLIFLMQGPIPAWARSPDEQAAQDESAPMSAAEAPPKRKEVAFPPQYPVPRTKGSPGWTWDKALHYPGPLSQLMDQQSAPALPEVMSRAEAAPMSFRSQQKLPVRREEQQKSEPTLFRRSTPGSLVEVEGCLTSGDVLFRALQATLPRAPPGAGHCQQAAAPPRAAAAPGAPPRAAAAPGAPPRAAAAPGVPPRPAAAPGAPPRPAAAPRAPPRPAAAPGAPPRPAAAPGAPPRPAAAPGAPPRAAAAPGAPPRPAAAPGAPPRAAAAPRAPPRPAAAPGAPPRAAAAPGAPPRPAAAPGAPPRPAAAAAPRGPPREAPFQEAPPPLKTPPPPFKMAAAPPRAATAPKAVQMPEHAGAATAG
- the LOC130458766 gene encoding Golgi-associated RAB2 interactor protein 5B-like isoform X2; this translates as MEIMLGQRHLRESNSLWPGSPESLYRGPWWLLEVPLKRQRGPGEAATASSYSPAQRLQSFPQSPCLECGLPVLPSPELAEQRALGFGSELCRKGPGAPPETGPNFRVAPPHPLCVQGLERTFLRGAAPFFLVLPCMGPGECCQLAPPDPPDPCMRSQRGPPGCVTPARLPLLSSAVPESHSQSALPAESILALLQQPPPPPPQSPDLQAHRDSLSPMKPRKPSPVVLPGELHLPEVEAELSFPLCFPKPGPLQRAVAEGNYPPLGPFTAMFESDFLQVTNKGEPVFLHKKENPVTMAVASSFPGLLLPDLVLLARPVQSKKQPPRLELTRLLPAQLVRLFVHSEAGWRLKLRLASGRSFYLRLVAEPAEGCLLFNRWRFLIFLMQGPIPAWARSPDEQAAQDESAPMSAAEAPPKRKEVAFPPQYPVPRTKGSPGWTWDKALHYPGPLSQLMDQQSAPALPEVMSRAEAAPMSFRSQQKLPVRREEQQKRSTPGSLVEVEGQPRVTIRTLFSTISGSHLSKAASPAETSSSGPSRPPSQEHPQEPGTANKLPLPQEQPQPQELPQEQPQPQELPQEQPQPQEFPQDQPQPQELPQDQPQPQELPQDQPQPQELPQDQPQPQELPQDQPQPQELPQEQPQPQELPQDQPQPQELPQEQPQPQELPQDQPQPQELPQEQPQPQELPQDQLQPQELPQDQLQPQPQEGPQERRHSKRHHHHSKHHHHHSKWQQLPQEQPQPRRLCKCPSMQEPPLRVKVRETLGEPRTLAEGLLKKIEAWDAWRFGWVRCQPPEAAGVATEQPKDNPRDGPEPTQASQPCASFKALRKAIQKPPSWLTRAWQQGKKVVCTCTRGSS